A stretch of Planctomycetaceae bacterium DNA encodes these proteins:
- the purD gene encoding phosphoribosylamine--glycine ligase, whose translation MKILVIGSGGREHALVWKLSQSPLVTRVYCAPGNAGTGIDAENVNIPAEDISRLMHFAKENQIDLTVVGPEAPLVAGIADEFRRAGLKVFGPSAAAARLEGSKVFTKKLLRRANVPSADFQVFSRLAEALEYIEQNEEGPMVVKADGLAAGKGVFVCRNRSEARAACKSILQDRTFGDAGQSLIIEECLVGQEASILAIVDGDVIIPLDAAQDHKRAYDGDQGPNTGGMGAYCPAPLVTEKLMDEIIQRVLIPTVHTMRVEGCPFSGVLYAGIMLTDSGPKVLEYNVRFGDPEAQPVLMRLKSDLAQVLSLAATGRLAELEGLDWDPRPSVCVVMASDGYPGNYQKGHMIHGLSDADNLPDVKVFHAGTTEKNGEVVNTGGRVLGVTALGDTVADAKSRAYEAVDKITWDGGWCRRDISDKCVDA comes from the coding sequence ATGAAGATTCTGGTCATTGGATCCGGTGGACGTGAACATGCTCTTGTCTGGAAACTCAGCCAGTCGCCGCTTGTGACCAGGGTCTACTGTGCTCCGGGGAACGCCGGAACGGGGATTGACGCGGAAAACGTTAATATCCCCGCCGAAGATATCTCTCGTCTGATGCACTTCGCGAAAGAGAATCAAATCGATCTGACGGTTGTCGGACCTGAAGCACCATTAGTTGCCGGAATTGCCGATGAATTTCGCCGCGCGGGGCTGAAGGTCTTTGGACCATCTGCCGCTGCAGCTCGACTGGAAGGCAGCAAGGTTTTCACCAAAAAGCTTCTTCGTCGGGCAAATGTTCCGTCGGCTGATTTTCAGGTGTTTTCTCGCCTTGCCGAAGCCCTGGAATACATCGAGCAGAATGAAGAAGGCCCGATGGTTGTCAAAGCCGATGGACTGGCTGCAGGTAAGGGCGTTTTTGTCTGCAGGAATCGTTCAGAAGCGCGAGCCGCCTGCAAATCAATCCTTCAGGATCGAACATTCGGCGACGCCGGGCAATCTCTGATTATCGAAGAATGCCTCGTTGGTCAGGAGGCCAGTATTCTGGCCATCGTCGATGGCGACGTCATTATCCCTCTGGATGCAGCACAGGATCACAAGCGTGCTTACGATGGCGATCAGGGTCCAAACACGGGAGGCATGGGCGCTTACTGTCCGGCACCGCTGGTCACTGAAAAGCTGATGGACGAGATTATCCAGCGGGTTCTTATTCCAACGGTTCATACGATGCGGGTTGAAGGCTGCCCCTTCTCGGGTGTCCTCTACGCTGGCATCATGCTCACCGACAGCGGGCCCAAAGTTCTGGAATACAACGTTCGGTTTGGTGACCCCGAAGCGCAGCCCGTCCTGATGAGGCTGAAATCGGACCTTGCGCAGGTGTTGTCACTGGCTGCCACCGGACGTTTGGCTGAGCTGGAGGGACTCGACTGGGATCCTCGGCCTTCGGTTTGCGTTGTCATGGCCTCCGACGGCTACCCCGGTAACTACCAGAAAGGCCATATGATTCATGGTCTTTCGGATGCGGATAATCTGCCGGATGTGAAGGTGTTTCATGCGGGCACAACAGAAAAGAACGGCGAAGTCGTGAACACTGGTGGTCGTGTCCTTGGGGTCACCGCTCTGGGCGACACCGTCGCCGATGCAAAATCGCGTGCCTACGAAGCTGTTGATAAAATCACCTGGGACGGTGGCTGGTGCCGACGCGACATCAGTGACAAGTGCGTCGATGCGTGA
- a CDS encoding DUF309 domain-containing protein, translating to MITAEAEIERLLPGTPLPEYAYFPGSGMPHPIRDPKGHSHGRKHAPGQGPKALNQDNWCTNRNYLLGVDFFNFGYYWEAHEEWERLWRVSGADTTVGRFLKGLIKLAAAGVKVRERSIHGVRRHAASAGEMFADVAAEADVDSFCGLQFIRLQFAADRAAQLAYKTQHPPGVAVRVFPFILKPEPAPQSMS from the coding sequence ATGATCACGGCAGAAGCCGAAATTGAACGCCTGCTACCCGGAACACCACTTCCTGAGTACGCGTACTTCCCCGGTTCCGGAATGCCCCATCCTATTCGTGACCCCAAAGGTCACAGCCATGGTCGCAAGCATGCACCTGGCCAGGGCCCCAAGGCTTTGAATCAGGACAATTGGTGCACTAATCGCAATTACCTGCTTGGTGTGGATTTCTTTAATTTCGGCTACTACTGGGAAGCCCACGAAGAGTGGGAGCGACTCTGGCGTGTATCCGGCGCCGATACAACAGTCGGGCGATTTCTGAAGGGTCTGATTAAACTGGCTGCTGCCGGCGTCAAAGTTCGCGAACGCAGTATTCATGGTGTGCGCCGTCATGCTGCGTCTGCTGGCGAAATGTTTGCTGATGTCGCCGCCGAAGCAGATGTTGATTCTTTCTGTGGTTTGCAGTTCATCCGTCTCCAGTTCGCTGCCGACCGAGCTGCTCAGCTGGCCTACAAGACCCAGCATCCACCCGGGGTTGCCGTTCGTGTGTTTCCTTTCATTCTGAAACCCGAACCCGCGCCGCAATCAATGTCCTGA
- a CDS encoding ATP-binding protein: MKSEEHHVRQDLLELAAAYADYSVLVTTADLEQPGPQILFVNSAFTRMTGYSIAELMGKTPRILQGPATDRSLLNQLKESLKSGQNFIARTTNYKRDGTPFELEWIISPLRNNRSQTTHLIALQRDITGNKRAASELHEVDDELRQASRKFSETVRRLELAERSLLQREKFSVLGEVTAGVIHDVANAISPIFGIVQLLNDMVNVPDDIKPRIDQLVVAVEHAERLLTNLRSFYQNSTNTNRTLTDLRSLLEHVPKLTSVMWQSENQENRIDFVSDLEMVQPTVANEVELTQVIVNLLSNAVEAMTEGGELRMTLREANNQAVIQIADTGHGIPDAVREQLFQPYVTSKATGTGLGLCLSKRIVESHGGTLEAAPNTPRGTVFTIRLPLVGVQPLATAQPSAEAQQQVEHRNTSEKQRILHIDQDAVRRKPLDDLLAGLGHTVDVAVNGDDGLRQFFNGTYDLVIAAAEMQPTSGRDVIQAIKRASPEVATAISIHQDGGTADNLPDYLQPEAILKIGDQRSLEPALRRLGLLSDS, translated from the coding sequence GTGAAGTCTGAAGAACATCATGTCCGACAGGATTTGCTGGAACTTGCAGCCGCCTACGCTGACTATTCCGTCCTGGTTACTACCGCGGATCTCGAACAGCCCGGTCCCCAGATTCTGTTTGTGAACAGTGCGTTTACCCGTATGACAGGGTATTCCATTGCAGAGCTCATGGGTAAGACACCCCGAATCCTGCAGGGGCCTGCCACCGATCGATCTCTTCTGAATCAGCTGAAAGAATCGCTGAAATCGGGTCAGAATTTCATCGCCCGAACAACAAACTACAAACGCGATGGGACCCCTTTCGAGCTGGAATGGATCATCAGTCCCCTGCGTAACAACAGGAGCCAGACGACTCACTTGATCGCCCTTCAAAGGGATATCACCGGGAACAAGAGAGCGGCATCAGAACTTCATGAGGTTGACGATGAACTGCGACAGGCCAGCAGGAAATTTTCGGAGACTGTTCGTCGGCTGGAACTCGCTGAACGATCTCTGCTCCAGCGCGAAAAGTTTTCTGTTCTTGGAGAAGTCACCGCAGGCGTGATTCATGACGTGGCCAATGCCATTTCGCCCATCTTTGGCATCGTCCAATTACTGAACGACATGGTCAACGTTCCGGACGACATCAAGCCCCGAATTGATCAGCTGGTGGTTGCTGTCGAACACGCCGAACGACTGCTGACAAACCTCAGAAGCTTTTATCAAAACTCCACAAATACCAATCGAACACTCACGGACCTGCGTTCGCTTCTGGAGCACGTGCCAAAGCTGACAAGTGTGATGTGGCAATCAGAGAATCAGGAGAACCGTATCGATTTCGTATCGGATCTGGAGATGGTCCAACCGACCGTAGCCAATGAAGTTGAGTTGACTCAGGTCATCGTGAACCTGCTTTCCAACGCGGTCGAAGCGATGACCGAAGGTGGCGAACTGCGAATGACACTGCGTGAAGCCAATAATCAGGCTGTCATCCAGATTGCTGACACGGGTCATGGAATTCCGGATGCTGTCCGGGAGCAACTCTTTCAACCGTATGTCACCAGTAAAGCCACCGGTACCGGTTTGGGACTTTGCCTGTCGAAACGAATTGTCGAATCTCACGGTGGTACCCTGGAAGCTGCCCCAAACACACCTCGGGGGACAGTATTTACCATTCGGCTTCCTTTAGTCGGCGTCCAACCGCTCGCCACAGCCCAACCTTCGGCTGAGGCTCAGCAGCAAGTTGAGCACCGAAATACTTCGGAGAAACAGCGTATTCTTCACATCGATCAGGACGCTGTTCGTCGAAAACCACTGGATGATCTTCTCGCAGGTCTGGGCCACACGGTCGATGTTGCTGTCAACGGCGACGACGGCCTCCGGCAATTCTTCAACGGTACGTATGACCTTGTGATCGCTGCCGCGGAAATGCAACCCACATCCGGAAGGGACGTTATTCAGGCCATCAAACGGGCTTCACCCGAAGTCGCAACCGCTATTTCAATTCACCAGGATGGTGGTACGGCCGACAATCTGCCTGATTACCTGCAACCGGAGGCCATACTAAAAATCGGAGACCAACGGAGCCTGGAGCCCGCCCTCCGCAGACTGGGTCTGCTCTCCGACTCCTGA
- a CDS encoding 3-deoxy-7-phosphoheptulonate synthase class II yields MNDQWTPETWQSRPAMQQPNYDNPQELALALRKLSQLPPLVTAWEVDRLRGQLADASAGKAFVLQGGDCSESFDDCNAGSILRKLKVLIQMSLVLICGSRQRIVRIGRIAGQYAKPRSSDLETKDGIELPSYRGDIVNQSGFTSSERRPDPQLMLRAYERAALTINYIRALSEGGFADLHHPENWDLEFVRNTPGSRKYQLLLEALSDSIRFMEVVSGSELKELSRVDFFTSHEGLLLAFEQALTRTDQRERGWYNLGTHMAWIGDRTRAIDGAHVEYFRGIRNPIGVKVGNNIAADELLDLIRVLNPGNEPGRLTLIHRFGAEKIRLRLPALAEAVTRSGFNVLWSCDPMHGNTQTARNGIKTRSFDEITSEIITAFRIHKECGSRLSGIHLELTGEDVTECTGGPGNLTESDLTRDYRSQVDPRLNYEQAMEIAFLIAEQMK; encoded by the coding sequence ATGAACGATCAATGGACACCCGAAACCTGGCAAAGTCGGCCTGCGATGCAGCAGCCGAACTACGACAACCCACAGGAACTAGCGCTGGCACTCAGGAAGCTGAGCCAGCTGCCTCCGCTTGTGACGGCGTGGGAAGTCGATCGCCTGCGCGGTCAGCTGGCCGACGCTTCCGCAGGAAAGGCCTTTGTCCTGCAGGGCGGCGATTGTTCCGAAAGCTTCGACGACTGCAATGCCGGATCCATTCTGCGGAAGTTGAAGGTGCTGATCCAGATGAGCCTTGTCCTGATCTGCGGCTCGCGCCAGCGAATCGTGCGCATCGGACGCATCGCCGGGCAATATGCCAAACCCCGGTCGTCTGATCTGGAGACGAAGGATGGAATAGAACTGCCAAGTTATCGAGGAGACATCGTTAATCAGTCAGGTTTCACGTCGTCCGAACGCCGACCGGATCCTCAATTGATGCTGCGGGCGTATGAACGCGCTGCACTGACCATCAATTATATTCGAGCGTTAAGTGAAGGGGGCTTCGCGGATCTGCATCATCCGGAGAACTGGGATCTGGAATTTGTTCGTAATACTCCGGGGTCTCGCAAGTACCAGTTACTGCTGGAAGCACTCAGTGATTCGATTCGTTTCATGGAGGTTGTTTCCGGTAGCGAACTCAAGGAGCTGAGCCGGGTTGATTTCTTTACGTCACACGAAGGTTTGCTGCTGGCATTCGAACAGGCTCTGACACGGACAGATCAGCGCGAGCGGGGTTGGTACAACCTCGGCACACATATGGCCTGGATCGGCGACCGAACCAGGGCCATTGACGGTGCTCATGTGGAGTACTTTCGGGGCATCCGAAATCCCATTGGTGTGAAGGTCGGCAACAATATTGCCGCAGATGAGCTGCTGGATCTGATCCGTGTGCTCAATCCGGGTAACGAACCTGGTCGGTTAACTCTGATTCATCGGTTTGGTGCAGAGAAGATCCGACTTCGATTACCGGCTCTGGCCGAAGCAGTCACTCGTTCCGGCTTCAACGTGCTGTGGAGTTGTGATCCGATGCACGGAAACACCCAAACCGCGCGAAACGGAATCAAAACACGATCTTTCGATGAAATCACCTCCGAAATCATCACGGCGTTCCGTATTCACAAAGAGTGTGGAAGCCGACTGTCGGGAATTCACCTGGAACTGACGGGTGAGGATGTGACAGAATGTACTGGCGGCCCGGGTAACCTGACAGAGTCTGATTTGACTCGCGATTATCGCAGCCAGGTCGATCCGCGTCTGAACTACGAACAAGCGATGGAAATTGCCTTCCTGATCGCTGAGCAAATGAAATAG
- a CDS encoding class I SAM-dependent methyltransferase — protein sequence MDNLQRGVTAGLRAEPEDLTGIRCQRVPCALCGAADSHRIWRMTDVHCGVPGEFDIVRCAVCGHMFLNPRPVNDHLGRCYPEDYGPHQSQVSDGQAQEAESQGAESQGAESQGSGTADLSAERPWYLRVIPLRHVPGLKRLYLWLLDDRSQPVPEATDAGGGSAARALELGCATGTYLQKLKAAGWQAVGVEPSEKAALKARSAGLTVQTGTLDTIEFSPDDVFDLAAAWMVLEHVPDPAATLRQLFGVIRPGGKLLFSIPNAGCWEAIVFGRHWYAWEPPRHLHHFTPDSIRRLLTQAGFDDIRVTHQRNLSYVIGSLGLLFLSIRPSCRVGQRLRDFPGKPRLFIQLMLAPWAHLLAWLHQGGRLTICATRPDNGGDFHQAEPRQ from the coding sequence ATGGATAATCTGCAACGAGGAGTGACGGCGGGTCTGCGTGCCGAACCTGAGGATCTCACTGGTATTCGCTGCCAGCGAGTGCCCTGTGCCCTGTGCGGTGCTGCAGATTCGCACCGGATCTGGCGCATGACGGATGTTCATTGCGGGGTACCTGGTGAGTTTGACATTGTCCGCTGTGCTGTTTGTGGGCACATGTTTTTGAATCCAAGGCCGGTCAACGATCATCTGGGACGCTGTTACCCCGAAGATTACGGCCCGCATCAATCTCAGGTGTCTGATGGACAGGCACAGGAAGCTGAGTCGCAGGGAGCTGAGTCGCAGGGAGCTGAGTCGCAGGGGTCAGGAACGGCTGATTTATCGGCTGAACGACCATGGTACCTGCGCGTGATCCCGTTGCGACATGTTCCGGGATTGAAACGTCTTTATCTGTGGCTTTTGGATGATCGTAGTCAACCGGTCCCGGAAGCGACGGATGCCGGTGGCGGCTCGGCGGCTCGGGCACTGGAGCTGGGATGTGCCACAGGTACCTACCTGCAAAAGCTGAAAGCCGCAGGTTGGCAGGCTGTCGGCGTGGAACCCAGCGAGAAGGCGGCCCTGAAAGCCAGATCAGCGGGTCTGACGGTTCAAACGGGCACACTGGATACGATCGAATTTTCTCCCGACGATGTTTTCGACCTGGCCGCCGCCTGGATGGTTCTGGAGCATGTTCCCGATCCCGCAGCGACGTTGCGGCAATTGTTTGGAGTGATTCGCCCGGGCGGAAAATTGTTGTTCAGCATTCCGAATGCCGGGTGCTGGGAAGCGATCGTGTTTGGTCGTCACTGGTACGCGTGGGAGCCGCCAAGGCATTTGCATCACTTCACCCCGGACTCGATTCGACGGCTGCTGACACAGGCAGGCTTTGACGATATCCGTGTGACGCATCAGCGGAATTTGTCTTACGTGATCGGAAGTCTTGGATTGTTGTTTCTCTCAATCAGGCCTTCCTGCCGAGTCGGTCAGCGTCTTCGTGACTTCCCCGGCAAGCCTCGTTTATTCATTCAACTGATGCTCGCCCCGTGGGCCCACCTGCTGGCGTGGTTGCATCAGGGCGGCCGCCTGACGATTTGTGCAACGCGTCCCGATAACGGCGGGGACTTTCATCAAGCGGAGCCGCGCCAATGA
- a CDS encoding glycosyltransferase, giving the protein MNVLFLSSGDRVPSARFRILPYLKYFQADGHRVVLANSFPQKYDYFPWMGFRPSQLLKRSVRWWHWLRSRLQRFDVVFIDREIFDNTSTDMETRFRESCGRLVIDLDDAVFLRYPEKFDRLMKLADLVVCGNRFLMDKVRPLNANLCHVPTCVDMDDYAERLREQKNSERPVVGWMGTAGNLKYLSVASAALRQLARERSFELRVVVPSAELLKDTDLQGVDVVHEPWQPQRETEQLRQFDIGLMPLFPNQEWDVYKCGLKLIQYLAVGVPGIAAPVGVNSEILDGNQNGFAAQDTDEWLFALRQLTADPNLRQQMGQRGRQTVIEKYSIQANYPVLRDALQGLLCVERS; this is encoded by the coding sequence ATGAACGTGCTCTTTCTCTCGTCGGGCGATCGAGTGCCATCGGCGCGGTTTCGGATCCTTCCGTATCTGAAGTATTTTCAGGCGGATGGCCATCGGGTTGTCCTGGCGAACAGTTTCCCACAAAAGTACGACTACTTTCCGTGGATGGGGTTTCGCCCGAGCCAGCTTTTGAAGCGCAGTGTCCGCTGGTGGCACTGGTTGCGAAGCAGACTCCAACGATTCGATGTCGTCTTCATTGATCGTGAAATCTTCGATAACACATCAACGGACATGGAAACGCGCTTTCGCGAATCCTGTGGCAGGCTGGTGATCGATCTGGACGACGCTGTGTTTCTCCGTTACCCGGAGAAGTTCGACCGCCTGATGAAGCTGGCCGACCTGGTTGTCTGCGGAAATCGCTTTCTGATGGACAAAGTGCGACCTTTGAACGCGAATCTTTGTCATGTGCCAACCTGTGTGGACATGGATGACTATGCAGAGCGATTGCGGGAGCAGAAGAATTCGGAACGGCCGGTGGTTGGCTGGATGGGCACCGCAGGAAACCTCAAGTATTTATCTGTAGCGTCCGCCGCCCTCCGGCAGCTGGCCAGGGAACGATCGTTTGAACTGCGTGTGGTCGTTCCGTCTGCGGAATTGCTGAAAGATACGGATCTCCAGGGTGTTGATGTCGTCCATGAACCATGGCAGCCGCAACGTGAAACGGAACAACTCCGGCAGTTTGACATCGGCCTGATGCCGCTGTTCCCGAACCAGGAATGGGATGTCTACAAGTGCGGTCTGAAACTGATTCAGTATCTGGCTGTTGGAGTTCCCGGGATTGCTGCGCCTGTCGGGGTGAATTCAGAAATCCTGGATGGCAATCAGAACGGCTTCGCTGCTCAGGACACGGACGAATGGTTGTTCGCGCTGCGTCAACTGACGGCCGACCCAAACCTCCGCCAGCAGATGGGTCAACGCGGTCGTCAGACGGTTATCGAAAAGTATTCCATTCAGGCCAACTACCCGGTGCTTCGCGATGCCCTGCAGGGGTTACTGTGCGTGGAACGTTCCTGA
- a CDS encoding NAD-dependent epimerase/dehydratase family protein, translated as MAGKPCLLVTGGAGFLGSHLTRSLLLDERYSECDVIVLDDLSGGFRQNVPTSSRLRFVEGSVTDHELVDQLFRQNHVDVVFHLAAYAAEGLSHFIRRFNYHNNLIGSVNLINAAVRHNIRYFVFTSSIAVYGAGQVPMRESTAPLPEDPYGISKYAVELDLKAAHELFGLNYTVFRPHNVYGEHQNIGDKYRNVVGIFMNRIMQGQALPVFGDGLQQRAFSYVADLMPPMLSAPCEARANGQVFNIGATTPTTVLELAKVVCAEFGVDADIEFLPARNEVKAAWADHSRCDEVFGHSTATPLNEGIRKMAQWARTVGARTSSEFHNIEVTKGLPAGWTSSADQGS; from the coding sequence ATGGCTGGAAAACCCTGTCTGCTTGTCACCGGTGGCGCCGGGTTCCTGGGTTCGCACCTGACCAGGTCGCTCCTTCTGGATGAGCGTTATTCTGAGTGCGATGTCATCGTACTGGATGACCTTTCGGGTGGGTTTCGCCAAAACGTCCCCACTTCCAGCCGTCTGCGTTTCGTCGAGGGTTCCGTCACCGACCATGAACTGGTGGACCAGTTGTTCAGACAGAATCACGTCGACGTCGTGTTTCATTTGGCCGCCTACGCGGCTGAAGGACTCAGCCACTTCATCCGAAGATTTAACTATCACAACAATCTGATCGGCAGTGTGAACCTGATCAACGCTGCCGTGCGCCACAACATCCGCTATTTCGTTTTCACCAGTTCCATCGCCGTCTACGGAGCTGGTCAGGTTCCAATGCGCGAATCCACGGCACCGCTTCCGGAAGACCCCTACGGCATCTCAAAATACGCCGTCGAACTGGACCTCAAGGCAGCTCACGAACTATTCGGGCTCAACTACACCGTATTCCGCCCGCACAATGTTTACGGAGAACATCAGAACATCGGCGACAAGTACCGCAATGTGGTTGGCATCTTTATGAACCGAATTATGCAGGGGCAGGCTTTGCCCGTTTTCGGGGACGGTCTTCAGCAACGTGCCTTTTCCTATGTCGCCGATCTGATGCCACCGATGTTGTCTGCCCCCTGCGAAGCCCGCGCGAATGGCCAGGTCTTTAACATCGGTGCAACAACTCCGACCACGGTGCTTGAACTTGCCAAAGTTGTCTGCGCAGAATTCGGAGTGGATGCTGATATTGAGTTTCTGCCGGCACGAAATGAAGTCAAAGCTGCCTGGGCCGATCATTCCCGGTGCGACGAAGTTTTTGGACATTCGACTGCCACGCCGCTCAACGAAGGCATTCGAAAGATGGCCCAATGGGCGCGAACGGTTGGAGCCAGGACCAGCAGCGAGTTCCACAATATCGAGGTCACCAAAGGATTGCCCGCTGGCTGGACCAGCAGCGCCGACCAGGGTTCCTGA
- a CDS encoding M28 family peptidase, with the protein MIRMVCCVFAFSVLMGTQVALAQYDGATSVPEKYVTGFQSITEGDSRELLTRLIAEDFSGRGTGQEGYLNAARWVAGNLEAWGFQPAGPDGSWYQNVPFIRVSVDAEKTALRLGDEILSDGDQFGIAHFVGTFDKQLPVTFAAIPNSRKQPEIKEGQFAGQLLVIRGRLEGNEAFLSRGNPECVLIAVDEARIRTESVSRLEQTPLPTPVAKISLTAASKLAERCGVQGELFTGESPDQPIFVASSVVAHASVSVVRESMDVPNVVGWYPGSDETVNDEYIGIGAHLDHLGVQRDQVFPGADDNGSGSAAILQMAKAIHLGDTKPRRSVLFMAFCAEERGLLGSKFYCENPVRPLDKMICMLNIDMIGRNEETADEAASENENTIHLVGSQLASEEMHETVMDANKYVNFVFEYDEEKRVAMRSDQASFAAKGVPVTFLFGGFNPHYHKTTDTLDGINFGKIANAARLNYLTLMFASEHGHFKKKPAVAAE; encoded by the coding sequence ATGATTCGCATGGTTTGTTGCGTGTTCGCATTCAGCGTCCTGATGGGTACGCAGGTGGCACTTGCTCAGTATGACGGCGCTACTTCGGTGCCGGAAAAATACGTCACGGGATTTCAGAGTATCACAGAAGGTGATTCCCGTGAGCTTTTAACCAGGCTGATTGCTGAAGATTTCTCCGGGCGCGGCACGGGCCAGGAAGGCTATCTGAATGCGGCTCGCTGGGTTGCAGGCAATCTGGAAGCCTGGGGATTTCAGCCTGCCGGCCCTGATGGGTCGTGGTATCAAAATGTCCCGTTCATCCGGGTGAGTGTGGATGCAGAAAAGACCGCCCTCCGTCTGGGGGACGAAATACTGTCTGACGGTGATCAGTTTGGCATCGCTCATTTCGTCGGAACATTCGATAAACAGCTGCCTGTAACCTTCGCCGCGATACCGAATTCTCGTAAGCAGCCTGAGATCAAAGAGGGTCAGTTCGCCGGGCAACTCCTGGTGATCCGAGGTCGTTTAGAAGGCAATGAAGCCTTTCTGTCCCGGGGGAACCCGGAGTGTGTTCTCATCGCGGTGGATGAAGCCAGAATTCGAACGGAAAGTGTGTCCCGTCTGGAACAGACGCCACTGCCCACTCCGGTCGCAAAGATTTCGCTGACTGCTGCTTCAAAGCTGGCAGAACGCTGTGGCGTTCAGGGCGAACTGTTTACGGGTGAGAGTCCCGATCAGCCGATCTTTGTCGCTTCATCTGTGGTCGCCCATGCGAGCGTTTCGGTGGTGCGGGAATCCATGGATGTTCCGAATGTCGTTGGGTGGTATCCGGGCAGCGATGAAACTGTGAACGACGAATACATTGGCATCGGTGCCCATCTGGATCATCTGGGTGTCCAGCGCGATCAGGTGTTCCCGGGCGCGGACGACAATGGATCAGGTTCGGCGGCAATTCTTCAGATGGCAAAGGCCATTCATCTGGGAGACACAAAGCCTCGCCGCAGCGTGCTGTTCATGGCGTTTTGTGCAGAAGAACGTGGGTTACTTGGTTCAAAGTTCTACTGCGAGAATCCGGTCCGCCCGCTCGACAAGATGATCTGTATGCTGAACATCGACATGATCGGGCGCAACGAAGAAACCGCAGATGAAGCGGCGTCAGAGAATGAAAACACGATTCACCTGGTCGGCAGCCAGCTGGCTTCGGAGGAAATGCATGAAACGGTGATGGACGCCAACAAGTACGTCAACTTTGTCTTCGAATACGATGAGGAAAAACGGGTGGCGATGCGTAGTGATCAGGCATCCTTTGCTGCCAAGGGAGTCCCCGTGACCTTCCTGTTCGGCGGTTTCAATCCGCATTATCACAAGACGACTGATACGCTTGACGGGATCAACTTCGGGAAGATTGCGAACGCAGCCCGCCTGAACTATCTCACGCTGATGTTTGCCTCTGAGCATGGACACTTCAAAAAGAAGCCCGCTGTCGCTGCCGAATGA
- the obgE gene encoding GTPase ObgE, whose amino-acid sequence MFVDRVALNCQAGDGGNGCSSFRREKFVPRGGPDGGDGGDGGSIIIRADHNLGTLSNLVGHRHWKAERGEHGMGSQMTGRCGQDTVILVPPGTLVKDAKHGHVLKDLEDGESVMVAQGGKGGRGNMRFATPTNRAPRECENGHPGEYREIVLELKLIADVGLIGKPNAGKSTLLSRISRATPEIADYPFTTKYPNLGLVQVGFDHDFVVADIPGLIEGAHQGVGLGHEFLKHVERTRLLIHLVEPSPMDFSDPLDNYEQIREELKLYDDRLADRPEILCVTKAELPDAETCAELLRETSGRDVLLISSATGQGLTELTRLIVQRLTEMD is encoded by the coding sequence ATGTTTGTCGATCGTGTCGCTCTAAATTGTCAGGCCGGTGATGGCGGAAACGGGTGTAGTAGTTTCCGTCGGGAGAAATTCGTTCCGCGTGGCGGCCCCGATGGTGGCGACGGTGGAGATGGTGGCAGCATCATCATTCGGGCGGACCATAATCTGGGCACGCTTTCGAATCTGGTGGGCCACCGGCACTGGAAGGCTGAGCGTGGCGAACATGGCATGGGCAGCCAGATGACCGGCCGTTGCGGACAGGATACCGTCATCCTTGTGCCTCCCGGCACGTTGGTCAAAGATGCAAAGCACGGACATGTGCTGAAGGATCTGGAAGACGGCGAGAGTGTGATGGTCGCTCAGGGAGGCAAAGGCGGTCGCGGCAACATGCGCTTTGCAACCCCGACAAACCGTGCACCGCGCGAGTGTGAGAATGGCCATCCGGGGGAGTATCGAGAAATTGTTCTGGAACTCAAACTGATCGCCGATGTGGGTCTGATAGGAAAACCGAATGCCGGCAAATCCACATTGCTGAGTCGGATATCGCGAGCAACGCCGGAAATCGCAGACTACCCCTTTACCACCAAGTATCCGAATCTGGGACTGGTGCAGGTCGGATTTGATCACGACTTCGTTGTCGCTGACATTCCGGGCTTAATTGAAGGCGCGCATCAGGGTGTGGGACTGGGGCATGAATTCTTAAAACATGTTGAACGGACGCGGCTGCTGATTCATCTGGTCGAACCGTCGCCAATGGATTTCTCTGATCCGCTTGATAACTACGAACAGATTCGGGAAGAGCTGAAACTGTACGATGATCGTCTTGCGGATCGCCCCGAGATTCTTTGTGTGACCAAGGCGGAGTTGCCCGATGCTGAGACCTGCGCAGAGTTGCTGCGAGAGACGTCGGGTCGGGACGTGCTGCTGATTTCTTCGGCAACGGGACAGGGACTGACGGAGTTAACGCGTCTGATCGTTCAGCGGTTAACCGAGATGGATTGA